ATAAGAAAGACTATAAAAGAAAAGAAGATAGATTTCATATATGGAACAAATTCTAGGGCTATATCAAATGCCATCATAGCTTCTTTTGGTTTACCTTCAAAGTTAATAATATATCGAGGAACAACGGGCGGGCTATACAGACATGACCCAAGTTCATATTTAAATGCTCTTAATCCTAGGGTCGATGGTGTAATTTGTGTATCTGAAGCTGTCACAAAACATGTAAAAAAACAGGTATTTGACAAATCAAAAAAAATTGAGACTATATATAAAGGTCACGATGTTTCATGGTATAACCAGCAGCCTATAAACCTTGAAGAGTTTGGTACAAACAAAAATAACTTTAATATCGCTTTTATTGCAAATATACGACCTCATAAAGGGCTCATATATGTTCTACAAGCTGCTCATATGCTGGCTGACATTAAGGATTTACACATTCTTCTTATTGGTGACAAAGTTTCAAAAGAACCATATTTATCTCAGATTAAAAACAGCGGTATGCAAGAGAGAATTCATGTAACCGGCTATCGCAATGATGTAACAAACATCATTACTGCATGCGATGTCTTAGTTCACGCTTCAACCAGAAAAGAGGGGCTGCCAAGGGTTATTTTAGAGTCTTTGGCAAGCGGGACTCCTGTTATAGCATCTGCAAACGAGAGCTCTTTAGAGATAATAGAAGATGGTGTAAACGGCTTTATAGTCCCAATAAAAGACGCAAAAGCGATAGCACAAAAGATAAGAGAGTTGCACGACTCTCCTCAGACTCTGCAAAAGTTAAAAGAACATGCCAAAGATGTCATAAAAAACAAACTATCCCACACTCAAACAGTTAAAAAGTTTGATGAGTACTTTAAATCATTTAAAAAGATATCTTAGGGCACCTTTTATAAACTTTGGATGATACCAGGAGCTAGGCAAAGCTTTGGTCATATATTTTTTTGCCAACTCTTTTTTATTTGCTTTTACTAGTTGTACAAAAGAGTAAAGATAGTGTCTATTGATGGCTTTTTTGTACATTGGTTCATCTGAATAGTCATTTAACATTTTCTCCATCTCTTCAACCATAAACTCTGAGTTTTTACTCATATTACTATCGTGATCTCTGTAATATACTAAATCTTCATTTAAATATAAAATTTTATATTTTTTGCTTATTTTTAGCCACATCGGATGATCTTCTATTTTGTACTTTGTTTCATGACCTCCTATCTCATTCAAAACGCTTTTTTTTATAAAAACAGTTGGTCCTGTTATAAAATTTCTAAATAGAAGATCATTAAATATATAACCTGACTTATTGTACTTGGTCGTTACTCTGCCTAATATATTTGACTTATTGTCAACTCTTATCATATTGCCGTAACACATTGCATGCTCATAGTTTTTTTCTAGAGCTTCTACTTGCTTTTCTATTTTTGTGGGTGCATAAAAATCATCTGATGCTAATCCTGTTATATAATAACCTTTTGCAAGTTGCTCAATTTCTTTAATTGTTGTAATCAATCCTCTGTTTTCTCGACTAATATACTCAAATCTCTTAAATCTATTTTTGCATTCATCATAAAGTTCCATTATTTTTTCATGCGTTTTATCTGGAGAGCCATCATTGATAATTATCAACTCTATATTTTTATATGTCTGATTTATAACACTATTTATAGCTTCATGAATATATTGTTCATGGTTGTATGCAGGTATCCAGACAGTTACCAATTTATCTAAACTCATTCAAAACCTTTACTATTGTTTTAGTGTCTTCAAAGCTTTGAATACCGCTTATTGGTAGACTTAAAACTTCATTATGAATTTGTTCACTTACCGGATAGATTTCATTATTCCATTCTTTATAGGCATTTTGTTTATGCGGTGGTATTGGATAGTGGATAAGTGTTTGGATACCTTTATCTAAAAGGTATTTTTGTAGTTCATCTCTTTTATTTGTTCTTATAACAAACAGATGCCACACATGATTATTTTCAGCTCTTAGGGTTGGTAAAATGATATTTTCATTTTTAATAGTTTTTAGATAATAATTTGCTATCTCTCTTCTTTTATCAATCTCATTATCTAAATATCTAAGCTTCACTCTTAGCATCGAAGCTTGCATTTCATCAAGCCTGCTATTTACACCTTTGTAAAGATTTTCATATTTTTTGTGGCTTCCGTAGTTCCCTAGTGCTTTGATAGTATTTGCCAGCTCTTCATCATTTGTAGTAACTGCTCCACCATCACCTAAAGCACCAAGATTTTTCCCAGGATAAAAGCTAAATCCACTTGCATCTCCCAAGTTTCCACTTCTTTTATCTTTGTAGTAAGAACCGTGTGATTGGGCTGAGTCTTCTATAACTTTTAAATTATATTTTTTAGCTATTTCATTTATCTTTTCCATATCACAAGTTTGCCCGTAAAGATGTACTGGTAAAATAGCTTTTGTTTTGGAAGTGATTTTTTCTTCTATTTTAGATGGGTCTATAAGATATGTATTTATATCTGGCTCCACTAAAATAGGCACGAAATTGTTTTGAGAAATTGCAAGTATTGAAGCTATATAGGTATTTGAAGGTACTATAACTTCATCTCCATCTTTCATAAAATCTAGTTCTTTATAAGCTCTAAGTATCAAAATAAGCGCATCAAGACCATTTGCTACCCCTATGGCATACTTTACACCACAATACTCTGCAAACTCTTTGTCAAACTCTTTACATTCATTTCCTTGAATATACCAACCACTGTCTACTACTCTTGTACAAGCTTCTATTAATTCAGCTTTATATTGAGCATTTATGCCTTTTAAATCTAAAAATGGAATCATTTTATCTCCAATTCATAAAAATCTTGGACAACTGCCCTTGCTCCAAAACCTTCTTTTTGAGCGATTAAACCAGTATTTAAAAATCTACCGGCATCTTCATTTGATATTCCAAAATCAAAATATTTTTTATTTTTATAAACATCTTTTATCAAATAATCTATCAATAAATCCAATGCTCCAAGCTCTCTTCCCTCTTCACTATTTGCTAAATACTGAGTATGTACAATATTTTGATTCTCATAAATTAAAGCACCTGAAACTACTTTTTCATCTTTTTTTGCTAAAAAAAGTTTAATATTTTTTGGAAATAAACTAGCCAATTTCCTCATCTCTTCTAATGTATGTACTGGCTTTGCTTCATGATTTGATTCTAAAACTCCTGTTAAAAGTTCCCAAAAGGCTTTATAATCATTAGATTCAAAGGCTTCTATCGGTTCTTTTTTAGCTTTATTTATAGTCCATTTTCTACCCTTAGAATATCTAACTTGTTCGGTCAAATCTATAGTTGAAGTCACATCTCTTCGTATTAACTTTGCATTATTTCTAAAGAGAGCATATCTATCTTCTTCTGATGGTTTTATGTGATATATATATGGAATACATTTGTAAATAATCTTTTTTATATTTTGCTTTTTTGCATAATCTTTTAAAAATTGAAAAATTTCTAACATTGTTTCTGTTTTCATTTTATCATCTACTAAAAACCCGCCAAAAGTAAGCCCATGATGAGAATATAAAAAATTTTCTTTTATATTTGCAGGTAAAATAGCAATCAATTTATCCGTATCATCAAAAATCATAAGTGAAAAATCTTCAAATCTATCATTATGATATTCCATATAATCTCTGTCAAAAAAGAAATGACTGTTTTTTGAATTCTTTACAAATTCATTCCATAAATTTTTATACTCTGCTCTATATTTGATTATATTCATTTATTCCTCGATTAATTCTGCATAACCAAAACCATCTTCTCCCATATTATTACCATTATAAAACATATATGTTTTATCCTTTGTCTTTACGATAGATGGGTAGCTTAAATGGATACTATCCCAGCCTTCTTTAGATAATTCTATTCCTAAATTTTTATCATCTCTTTCCCACTTTATACCATCAAATGAAACTGCATGTCCTGCAATATATCTCCCATCTGTTGTACCATAAGTAAAATTCATAATATATAAGTTATTCTTTTTATATGTTCTTGGTCTACCTATTCTGTACTCAAAATTGTTTTTATTATTTTCTATACATTTAATTCCATTTTCTTTAAAATGAATTCCATCATACGATTCGATATAATTTATATCGTACTGAGGATAATCCACTCCATTTATAGTTTCCCAACCGCTACCTGTTGCATACCAAAACTTAAACTTTTTATCTTCATATATTACAGAATGTATAGCTCTAATATATAAAGCTTCATCTTCTCTATCCATAATTGGAGTATGTTTATATCTTGTAAAAGTTTCTCCATTATCTTCACTAATTGCTAAACCACTATATGCTAAAAACTTCGACTTTTTAACTAATTGAAATCCTACATAATACATATGAATTTTATTATCTACTCTAATTAAGTCCCCTAAAATCACACCATTATCATCAAACATACCATCTTTACCAATATCCAATACGGGTTTATCAGATATTTTCAATATATTTGAAGGATTATTAGCATCTACATCAACATATCCGATTCTCCCAACACCTTGAGAATCCCTAAAGCTCACATAAATTCTTATTGTCTTTTCGTCTAATAAAAAAGCTGTTGGTGTTAATGCGGAATTATCTCTCCAGCTATTATCTTTTGGAGGTTGATAAATTAGTCCTTTCTTTTCCCATTTCATCAATCTTCCTTTATTCTAAACAATCTATGAGTATTTACTTTTGATAATTCTGTTTGTTTTAATTGATAAAATTCTTTTTCATTAGTATCTTTTTGTATTAAAGCACCAGCACCTATAAAATTATCTTTAGCTAGTTTGGTATTGTCCTCAATAGTACAGTTAACACCTAAAAAAGAGTTTTCGCCAACTTCACAAAATCCTGAAATAACACAGTGCGAAGATATAAAACAATTATCTCTTATAATTGTATTATGTCCTATATGATTTCCACTCCATAGAGTTACATTATTTCCTATTTTTACAAAAGGCTGAAGTGTATTGTCTTCAAATATAAAGCAATTTTCACCAATCTCTACATTTCTCCATACAAAAGCTTTTGAACTGATATAAGTTGCACACTTGTACCCTTTTGCTTTTACTTCACTATAAACTTTTGTTCTATTTCTATTTAGTTTCCCTGAACTTATTGCAACATATACCTCATATTTATTTGGATTATATTTTTCTTCTAAAGTTTCAAATGGAATTACTGGTAAATCATTAACAATTGTTTCAGTAATATACTGTTCATTCACACTGAATGCCACAACTTCATATGCTGAGTCGAATTGAAAATATTCATAAGCTATTAAACCTGTTTCTCCACTTCCTACGATGATTAGTTTTTTAGTTTTTTCCATTTTCAACTTCCTTTATAAATTTATCATAATCTCTAATATAATCTCTTTCATCATAATGTTCACTTGCTAGCACAACCAAAACACAGTCTTGACTAAAATCTTTCATCTCTCTCCAAATGAGTCCTTCTATAAAAAGTCCTTGGTTTGGATTATCAAGC
This genomic interval from Sulfurimonas crateris contains the following:
- a CDS encoding glycosyltransferase family 4 protein, with translation MNLLILASTDTTYNSVRPEAEIYISLAKLGYNLTVMTAKNSVYSNIFMQQGINIIDAKFNKKINIKLISLIRKTIKEKKIDFIYGTNSRAISNAIIASFGLPSKLIIYRGTTGGLYRHDPSSYLNALNPRVDGVICVSEAVTKHVKKQVFDKSKKIETIYKGHDVSWYNQQPINLEEFGTNKNNFNIAFIANIRPHKGLIYVLQAAHMLADIKDLHILLIGDKVSKEPYLSQIKNSGMQERIHVTGYRNDVTNIITACDVLVHASTRKEGLPRVILESLASGTPVIASANESSLEIIEDGVNGFIVPIKDAKAIAQKIRELHDSPQTLQKLKEHAKDVIKNKLSHTQTVKKFDEYFKSFKKIS
- a CDS encoding glycosyltransferase family 2 protein, with product MSLDKLVTVWIPAYNHEQYIHEAINSVINQTYKNIELIIINDGSPDKTHEKIMELYDECKNRFKRFEYISRENRGLITTIKEIEQLAKGYYITGLASDDFYAPTKIEKQVEALEKNYEHAMCYGNMIRVDNKSNILGRVTTKYNKSGYIFNDLLFRNFITGPTVFIKKSVLNEIGGHETKYKIEDHPMWLKISKKYKILYLNEDLVYYRDHDSNMSKNSEFMVEEMEKMLNDYSDEPMYKKAINRHYLYSFVQLVKANKKELAKKYMTKALPSSWYHPKFIKGALRYLFK
- a CDS encoding DegT/DnrJ/EryC1/StrS family aminotransferase, producing the protein MIPFLDLKGINAQYKAELIEACTRVVDSGWYIQGNECKEFDKEFAEYCGVKYAIGVANGLDALILILRAYKELDFMKDGDEVIVPSNTYIASILAISQNNFVPILVEPDINTYLIDPSKIEEKITSKTKAILPVHLYGQTCDMEKINEIAKKYNLKVIEDSAQSHGSYYKDKRSGNLGDASGFSFYPGKNLGALGDGGAVTTNDEELANTIKALGNYGSHKKYENLYKGVNSRLDEMQASMLRVKLRYLDNEIDKRREIANYYLKTIKNENIILPTLRAENNHVWHLFVIRTNKRDELQKYLLDKGIQTLIHYPIPPHKQNAYKEWNNEIYPVSEQIHNEVLSLPISGIQSFEDTKTIVKVLNEFR
- a CDS encoding GNAT family N-acetyltransferase, whose product is MNIIKYRAEYKNLWNEFVKNSKNSHFFFDRDYMEYHNDRFEDFSLMIFDDTDKLIAILPANIKENFLYSHHGLTFGGFLVDDKMKTETMLEIFQFLKDYAKKQNIKKIIYKCIPYIYHIKPSEEDRYALFRNNAKLIRRDVTSTIDLTEQVRYSKGRKWTINKAKKEPIEAFESNDYKAFWELLTGVLESNHEAKPVHTLEEMRKLASLFPKNIKLFLAKKDEKVVSGALIYENQNIVHTQYLANSEEGRELGALDLLIDYLIKDVYKNKKYFDFGISNEDAGRFLNTGLIAQKEGFGARAVVQDFYELEIK
- a CDS encoding acetyltransferase, encoding MEKTKKLIIVGSGETGLIAYEYFQFDSAYEVVAFSVNEQYITETIVNDLPVIPFETLEEKYNPNKYEVYVAISSGKLNRNRTKVYSEVKAKGYKCATYISSKAFVWRNVEIGENCFIFEDNTLQPFVKIGNNVTLWSGNHIGHNTIIRDNCFISSHCVISGFCEVGENSFLGVNCTIEDNTKLAKDNFIGAGALIQKDTNEKEFYQLKQTELSKVNTHRLFRIKED